The nucleotide sequence CTATGTTGACTCACAATTTTCGTTTCACACTTCAGCAGAGTGACCGCTCAAAGGACCATCATGACCAGGCCGATTGATAACCAGCATGTCATCGAGATCAAACCGCTCCCCTCGCCGCGCGATGTCAAGACGCAGCTACCGATCACAGACGCGGTGTCCGAGCTGGTGTTTCAGACCAGGCAGGCTATCAGAGATATCCTGCACGGTCATGACAATGACCGACTGATCGTGATTGTCGGCCCCTGCTCCATTCACGATCCCGATGCCGCCTACGAATATGCCGATCGGCTCAAACCCGTCGCCGACGCGGTCCGCGACAAGCTCCTGATCGTCATGCGCACCTATTTCGAAAAGCCCCGCACGACGGTCGGGTGGAAGGGTTTGATCAACGACCCGCACCTGGACGGCACCTGCGAAATTGCCCAGGGTATCCAATTGGCCCGAACGATTCTCCTGAACATCAACGGTAAAGGCCTGCCCTGCGCCACCGAACTGCTCGATCCGGTCACGCCGCAATATATCGCCGACCTCTTGAGTTGGACCGCCATCGGCGCCCGGACGACCGAAAGCCAGATCCACCGCGAAATGGCCAGCGGCCTCTCGATGCCCGTTGGGTTCAAAAACGGCACGGAAGGCAGTCTGCAGGTGGCCATCAATGCCATGATCACCAGCCGCAGCCCGCATCATTTTGTCGGGGTCAACGCAGACGGCATCACCTCGATCATCAAGACCACTGGCAATCCCGACCACCACATCGTTCTGCGCGGGGGCGGGGGACGCACAAACTATAGTGTGGAAGATATCGCCCGTGCCGAGGCCGCCGTGGCAAGCGAAGGGCTGGCCCGTGGCGTGATGGTGGACTGCTCCCACGACAATTCCGGCAAGAACCATCAACGCCAGGTGGAAGTCGCCGGCGAAGTCCTCAAGCAATTCCAGCATGGTCGCCGCTCCATCATGGGGTTAATGTTGGAAAGCCATCTGCAAGGGGGCCGGCAAAGCTGGGACCCAAACAAGACACTGACCTACGGCATGTCCATCACAGATTCCTGCCTGGGCTGGAACGACACAGAAGCCCTGCTCTACCGCATGGCAGAGTCCTTGACCACCCGTCCTGTCTAGTTCTGCGACACGGTGCACTCGCGTGCAGGACCACTTCGTGGACTGCGCCTGCACCGAGCGCATCCACGAGGATCAGCCGATGCTCATCGACACGCATACGCATCTCGACGATGCCCGTTATGCGCCGGACCGCGAGGCGATGATCGCCCGGGCCAGGGAAGCCGGCGTGGAGTCGATGATCACAATCGGCTGCGACCTCGCCACCAGCCGCTCAGCGGTGGCGCTTGCGGCCCAATACCCCTTCGTCTACGCGTCAATCGGCGTCCATCCGCACGAGGTGAAACACATCACGGGCCAGTGGTATGACGAACTGCGTCAGTTGGCCCGAGAGCCAAAAGTCGTGGCCTACGGCGAGATCGGCCTCGACTACCACTACAACCATTCCAATCCGGAAGAGCAGCGTCTCCGATTCCGTGAACAGCTG is from Nitrospira sp. and encodes:
- a CDS encoding 3-deoxy-7-phosphoheptulonate synthase; this encodes MTRPIDNQHVIEIKPLPSPRDVKTQLPITDAVSELVFQTRQAIRDILHGHDNDRLIVIVGPCSIHDPDAAYEYADRLKPVADAVRDKLLIVMRTYFEKPRTTVGWKGLINDPHLDGTCEIAQGIQLARTILLNINGKGLPCATELLDPVTPQYIADLLSWTAIGARTTESQIHREMASGLSMPVGFKNGTEGSLQVAINAMITSRSPHHFVGVNADGITSIIKTTGNPDHHIVLRGGGGRTNYSVEDIARAEAAVASEGLARGVMVDCSHDNSGKNHQRQVEVAGEVLKQFQHGRRSIMGLMLESHLQGGRQSWDPNKTLTYGMSITDSCLGWNDTEALLYRMAESLTTRPV